The segment GAAGTAAGCGAATTTGAAGAAAAACAAAAGCAAGCGCAAATGGCAGAATCAGAAACTCCAGCTGAAGAACCAACGGCCGAATCTGCAAGCGAAACAGAGACGATCAACCCCACAGACACCGCTGGAGAAGCTGAAAATGCAGAAGGAATGTCGGATTCAATGGATCTGTTCCTATGTCCTAACTGCGGTGCTGAGATCGTGACAGATGCGACAACTGCGGCGACTTATTGTTATTACTGCCATAATCCGGTCGTTTTACAGGGACGCCTCAGCGGTAATTTTCTGCCAAACAAAGTTCTGCCTTTTGCGATCGGTAAAGAAGAAGCTACCGCGAAATTTTTAGAATGGGCACAAAAAAAAGCCTTTGTTCCTAAAGATTTCTTTAGTCAGGAACAGGTAGAAAAATTGACCGGTGTTTATTTTCCTTATTGGGATGTCGATGCCGAGACCCAAGGCGAATTGACCGGGACCGGAACGGCTTTGCGAGTCTGGATCGTCGGTGATATCGAATATACCGAGACCAAGCAATACGAGATTGAACGGGCTGGAAAAATCAAATTCAAAAATCTAGTGAAAAATGCCTTGTCAAAAAATGTACAGCAAAAAATGGTGACTGGCGTACAACCTTTCCCACTAGAAAAAGCAGTCGAGTTTAAAAATCAATATCTGGCAGGCTTCCAAGCAGAAAAACGCGATATCGAGTATGCGGATATGCAGGAAACCGTCAAAAAAGAACTGCATTCTTACAGCGAAGATCTCTTGCGAGGAACAGTCGGCAGCTTCTCCACTTTCGTTCCCAGACAAAAAAACGTCGATGTGACGAAAGAAGAAGAACAATACCTATTATTGCCGGTTTGGCTGGTAACTTACCGCAGCAACGATTCTGATAAAAAGACCTATTATTACGCTATGAACGGTCAAACCGGGAAAGTCAGCGGAGTCCTGCCTATCAGTTATAAGAAATTAGGATTGACCGCACTAGGAATCTTTTTAGGTGTCTTACTTCTCTTTTTACTTGGGGGGTATTTCATATGAAAAAATTACTTGTTTTTCTCGCGGTACTTTTAGGAAGTCTTTCGTTGGTTGGCTCTTCTGTTTTTGCTGCTGAAAATCTTGTTGAAGATAATGCAGGATTATTTACTGCTGAACAACAAGACCAGCTGAACACCAAAGCAGCAGAAATCAGTGAAACGATCAAAGGACAGATTTTGATCGTGACAAATGACGACAACACCGAAGATCCTCGTGATTTTGCAGATAATTATTTACGAGACAAAGTCGGCAACGACCAAAACGGTGCGGTCTTATTGTTAGATATGAACCAACGACAAATCTATCTTTCCACTTCCGGAAACATGATCGATTATCTGACGGATCGCCGAATCGATGAGATTTTAGACGATGTGGAAACTTATATGGGCAGTGCCGCTTATTTTGAAGCGGCAGATGCTTACCTCTCAAAAACAGCGGCCTTTGTTGAAGATGGTGTGCCGGGCGGACACTACCGCGTGGACGAAGAAACCGGCAAGATCACCCGCTACAAAACCATTACAGCATTAGAAGCGGTGATTGCTGCGGCTGCCGCTCTCGTAGCAAGTCTGGCTTTTTTCTTGATCACGAAATCGAGATATCAACTAAAAAGCGGTGTTTATAAATATCCTTATCAGGAAAACGCTGATCTGCAACTAACGAAAAAAGAAAATCGTCTGGTCCATTCTTTTGTGACTACTCGACGTATCCCTAGAAACAATAACAGCGGCGGCGGTTTTGGCGGCAGCGGAGGCAGTACTACCCACTCCAGCGGCGGCGGAACTTTCGGCGGCGGCGGACGTGGATTCTAAGAAGTTATTCTGCTAAGAGAGCCTCTTAAAAAATGTATTGACCAAATTCGAATAATATATAACCCAACATTCGCTGGACTTTATACTTGCGGCAATTCAACACAAGCACCTGCAGGTCACACGAATGTTGGGTTATTTTATTGTTTTGGATTGTATTAAGTGAGTCAGATGATTTCTTTAAAGAGCGAGAAATCGATATTACCGCCAGAAACGATGGCGGCTGTCTTTTTTCCTTTCAGCAAATGATCGATCGTTCCGCTGAGGATCGCTGCTGTACTCAGCGCTCCTGCTCCTTCTGCGATAACTTTTTCTTTCAGCGCTAAATAACAGATCGCTTCTTCGATCATCTTTTCCTCTACTAGAACCGTTTCATCGATCCGATTTTTCAATAAATGATAGGTCAACTCTCCTGCTAAAGCGACATCGCAGCCATCAGCCAGCGTGGCACTGTCCCGTTTGGCTACTAACTTTTTCTGCCAGATGGACCGAACCATTCCATGTACCTGATAGGTCTGCACTCCAATGATTTTGACCTCTGGCCGAAAGGTCTTGATTGCTACAGCGATCCCCGCAATCAAACCACCGCCGCCAATCGGTACAATGACGTTGTCGATCTCAGATAAATCTTCTAAAAGCTCTAAACCAATCGTCCCTTGCCCTTCGATCACCTTCAGATCATCAAACGGGGAGATAAAAATCTCACCTGAAAGTGCAGCGGCTTCTAAAGTATATTGTTTTGTTTCATCAAAAGTCTCGCCGGCTAAAACAACAGTTGCTCCATAGCTTCTTGTCGCGTCGATTTTGACGTTTGGGGCATGTGTAGGCATAAAAATACGAGCGTTGATCCCTAATAATTTTGCCGCTAAAGCTACACCTTGCGCATGGTTTCCCGCTGAGCAGGCGATCACGCCCCGCTGTTTTTCTTGATCCGTCAATGAAGCTAATTTGTAATAGGCACCTCTTGCTTTAAAAGAGCCCGTCCGTTGCAGATTTTCCAGTTTTAAGTAAATATCGCCTTGCTTCTCCGCAGATAAAATATTGCTAGGTGCAAGCGGTGTATGAATCATGATAGGTTTCAAGATTTCCTGTGCTCGCAAAATTCCTGCTGCTTCGTTCTTTACGATCATCACTACGCCTCCTAAGATAACGCTTACATAATTATTGAACCATGAATCCCAGTAATTGACAATCTAGAGTTATCGAAAGCGCTTGATAAAATATATTTTTTTTGATTTTCTTTGTCTTTTTTTCGATAGATACTGCTAAAATAGAAGTATCACAAATAAATGAGGCGTTACGATGAATTTTCAAACATTACAATCAATCTATCCAGACAGTAAACTCAGCCATTTGCCATATGATGAAAAAAATTTTCTCGCGATACCTGTTAATGAAGGTGTTGCACTGATTGATCGCAACGGATTGAGTGATCGTGAAGAAAAACTTCTCATAACATTATTGCCAAATAAAAAAATCTCCCAATCAGTGATCGAACATCAATGGTATCGTATCCTCTTTAAAAACGAACCGATCAATACGTCGCCTTGCATACGAGTCATCCAGCTGCAATTAAAAACAAATCCCGGCTTTTTTAAAAAAGAATGGCAGCATGAGATCAAAGACATGTTTCCTGATCTTCTTGATTCTTTCTTTTTGGATGAGCAGCAGGCTTTTATTATCGAAGAAAAAAAAGACATCACTTACTCCGCGGAAGAAATCTTTGGATTGTTTCAAGCATTGGATAGTGACTTTGATGTATACTCGCAGATTTTTGTAGGGGCATTCCATATCGAACCTTCTCGATTTTATGAAAATTTCCAACAAGAACGCTTAATCTTCCAAAATCAGCTGGAAGTTGCCAACACTCAAAAAGAATTTTCTTTTACCCAATCAGTGATCGATTATCTTGTAGGAGATTCGATAAAGAATAATGTTTTATTGCGTTCGTTATATCAAGAATGGTTCGCTGACAATGAAATCGTCACGATTCTCCAAAGCTTGTGGCGCAATCAGGGAAATGTCAGCTCAACATCAAAAGAATTGTTCTTGCATCGCAACACGCTTTTATACCGCTTAGAAAAATTTCAGGAAGCCACAAAACTGGATGTCAAAAATATGGATGATCTGATGCTCTGCCATTTGCTGATCGATGTTTTTGGGAAGGGATTTTGAGAGCAATCGATTAGATTAAGATCTTTACTTATATACTATCAGCGGAAAAAGTGGTAAATCACCGTTTTCCGCTGTTTTTTTATACAAAAACAGAGATAGCCGATTTAATAGACCGGATTTACAAAAATCTGATCTATTAAACTGACTATCTCTAGTGTTTTCCATATTCTTTAGCTATCGGAAAAATTTTCTGTCTTTAAAGAACTGCTTCAAAAGTGTTTACTTTTTTTACAAAAGCACGATCCTAATGAATGTAAGACCAACTTTTAATATTCATTCAGTTGATGACAGATCTCTTTTGTAGCTGGATAGATTTCTCGATAGATAGCATAAAGTTTTTGATATTGCTCTACAGCTTCTTTGTTTGGATGTACAGCTGGAAGATATGACACGAAAGTTTCAGCGCACTCAGGCAGTGAAGCATACCAGCCAAGTCCTACCGCCGCTAACATGGCAGCTCCTAATCCTGGTCCTTGTTCTGCTTCCAAACACAAAATATCCGCATCAAAAATATCTGCTTGGATCTGCAGCCAAGCAGCATTTTTAGCGCCGCCGCCTACAGAAACGACTTTTTTGAAAGACTTGCCTGCTACCTGCTCCATCAATACTTGAGAATCTTTCAGGGAGAAAGTGATTCCTTCTAATACCGCCCGCGCAAAATGAGACAATGTATGGGTCGTATCCATACCAATGAAGCTTCCACGGATTTTACTGTCCACATGGGGTGTCCGTTCACCTACGATATATGGAGAGAACAGTAATCCGTTTGCTCCGGCAGGAATAGTAGGAATCTCCGCTAATAATTCGTCAAAAGATTGCTGGGGTGCAAAAGTTTCCTTGAACCAATTCAAACTATGCCCCGCCGCTAATGTAACCCCCATTGAGTAGAAACGGTCTTTTACAACGTGATTGAACAGATGCAGTTTGCCTTGATAATCTTGTTCTGCACTATTTTCTAACGATAAAAAGACACCTGATGTCCCGATGCTTGCCATCGCTGTTTTGTCATCCAAAATACCGGCTCCGGCCGCCGCACACGCATTATCAGCGCCACCAGCAAATAATTGGACCTCTTTTTCAAATCCGAATTGTGCCGTAAGCTCCTGACGAAGTGTACCAATCATTCCTGTAGAATCGATCAATTCAGGCAAATAAGCTTTTGGGATAGCAAAACGATCTAAAATTGAGTCCGACCACTCTTTCTTTTCTTCATCCAATAAAAGTGTCCCGGCTGCATCTGAATAATCCATATGCATTGTACCGGATAACCAGAAACCCAGATAATCTTTCGGCAGCATCATGTGCCGGACTTGTTGCCAGACTGCCGGTTCATTTTCTTGAATCCACAAAATTTTGGGTAAAGTGAATCCCTCTAATGCTCGGTTTTTTGTAATAGACAGCAATGTTTCGCCAAATGTCGCCATGATTTCTTGGCATTGCTTTGTTGTACGAACATCATTCCATAAAATTGCCGGGCGCAACACTTGCTCGTTTTCATCTAAAACAACTAAGCTATGCATCTGCCCAGAAAAACTGATTCCTTCTAATTCTTTAGTAAAATCAGCTACTTTTGTTGTCAATTGTTGAACTACATCTACAAAAGCATCTAGCCATTCCTGTGGATCCTGTTCGCTGTATCCAGTCTGTGGGTGCAGCAAAGGATAATCCTTAGATGCAGACGCCACGACTTGCCCTTCACGATCTACCACTAGTCCCTTTAATGAACTAGTACCAAGATCGACTCCTAAAACATATGACATTGTGCTCCTCCTTCATTATTCCTTGATTCCACCCGCAGTTACTCCTCCTACAATATACTTAGATAAGAATAAATAGATTAAGAGCAGCGGTATAATACTTAAGGATACTCCTAGATACATACTACCAAATTCTGTGCGATATACATCCGTTCTTAGTAATTGAATCAACATTGGCAGTGTAAATTTCCTAGAATCATTGATCAGAATCAACGGCATCAGGAAGTTATTCCATGAAGTGACAAACGAAAAAATTGCCATGGTAGCCAATCCAGGTTTCATTAATGGCAACATAATATTGTGAAAAATTTTTATCTCACCTGCTCCATCAAGCCTTGCTGAATCTGCTAAATCTGGATGATAAATAGTCTCCAAATACTGTTTTAAGAAAAAAACAGATGTAGGAGCAGCAATAGATGGAAGAATCAATGGAATAAAACTATTTAGCAAGCCAAGTCTACTCATAAATTGATAAAAACCAATCATGCTGATTTGCTGAGGAATCATTAACAGACCTAATATGATCGCAAAAAGAACTTTTCTTCCTTTGAATTGGTATGCAATAACTCCATATGCTGCTAATGCTGAAAAATACACATTTAGTATTGTTGAGCCGGCAGAAATAATGAAACTATTTCTAAAACCTCCAAATACATCAAATCCTTTATTCATTAAAACTTCCCAATTATATTTCAAGTTTTCGCCAGGTAACAAAGATAATCCTTGTTGAATTTGTTCTGCAGAACGAGTAGAGTTAACAAGAACTACCCAAAAAGGTAAGATACTCAATATAGTCAGGAAAATAAGAAAGACGTAAATAAGTATTCGTTTTGCTTTATATGAGTTATCCATTATTTACCCCTCACTTTGCTGTTTTCTTTGAAAAATCGAAATAGTAGTGTACTCAAAACAATCGATAGTAGTAATAAAATAACCGAGGCAGTTGCTGCCACATTGAAGTTTCTACTACCCGTAAATGCTTGCTTGTAGATAAACATTGTAATCGTCGTTACACTATTTCCAGGATTTCCATTCGTTAATAGGAATGGAATATCAAACATTTGTAATCCACCAATCAGCGAGGTAACTAATGTATAAAGCAAGATTGGTTTCAGCAAAGGGAGTGTTATTTGTCGGAATATTTGATTATCACTTGCTCCATCTACCATTGCTGACTCAAATAATGAATTATCAATACTCAAAATTCCTGAAACTAATACGATTGTTGTTTGACCATACCACATCCAAAATTGAATAAATGATACTATTAAACGTGTTCCAGTAACACTTCTAAAAAAGTCAAATGGTGCATCAAGTACACCCAACTCTGTTAACACTAAATTCATTGGACCCATTGGAAAACTAAAAAGGGCATAGAATAAAACAGCAACAGAAGCAGCAGTAATAATATTGGGTAAATAAAATACTACTTTGAAAAAACCTGTATTCTTGAGTCTCAATTTAATATTCGTAAACCACGCAGCTAAAAGTAAAGCAAGACCTATCTGTGGAATAAAATTGACTATCCATAAAATAAAAGTATTCCTAATGGATTTTAAAAACATCGCATTTTGAAAAATATTTGTATAATTGTCAATGCCTATAAAATTAGCAACTGGATTCCAACCTTTTAAATCCGTGAAACTCAAAAATATTGTATAAATGATTGGATACAATTGAAAAATTAGAAATGCGATAAAAAAAGGCGCCAAAAATAGATAACCGTAGCGATTATACTTTT is part of the Enterococcus mediterraneensis genome and harbors:
- a CDS encoding carbohydrate ABC transporter permease produces the protein MKKNKGKFEKYNRYGYLFLAPFFIAFLIFQLYPIIYTIFLSFTDLKGWNPVANFIGIDNYTNIFQNAMFLKSIRNTFILWIVNFIPQIGLALLLAAWFTNIKLRLKNTGFFKVVFYLPNIITAASVAVLFYALFSFPMGPMNLVLTELGVLDAPFDFFRSVTGTRLIVSFIQFWMWYGQTTIVLVSGILSIDNSLFESAMVDGASDNQIFRQITLPLLKPILLYTLVTSLIGGLQMFDIPFLLTNGNPGNSVTTITMFIYKQAFTGSRNFNVAATASVILLLLSIVLSTLLFRFFKENSKVRGK
- a CDS encoding TPM domain-containing protein, giving the protein MKKLLVFLAVLLGSLSLVGSSVFAAENLVEDNAGLFTAEQQDQLNTKAAEISETIKGQILIVTNDDNTEDPRDFADNYLRDKVGNDQNGAVLLLDMNQRQIYLSTSGNMIDYLTDRRIDEILDDVETYMGSAAYFEAADAYLSKTAAFVEDGVPGGHYRVDEETGKITRYKTITALEAVIAAAAALVASLAFFLITKSRYQLKSGVYKYPYQENADLQLTKKENRLVHSFVTTRRIPRNNNSGGGFGGSGGSTTHSSGGGTFGGGGRGF
- a CDS encoding carbohydrate ABC transporter permease, with product MDNSYKAKRILIYVFLIFLTILSILPFWVVLVNSTRSAEQIQQGLSLLPGENLKYNWEVLMNKGFDVFGGFRNSFIISAGSTILNVYFSALAAYGVIAYQFKGRKVLFAIILGLLMIPQQISMIGFYQFMSRLGLLNSFIPLILPSIAAPTSVFFLKQYLETIYHPDLADSARLDGAGEIKIFHNIMLPLMKPGLATMAIFSFVTSWNNFLMPLILINDSRKFTLPMLIQLLRTDVYRTEFGSMYLGVSLSIIPLLLIYLFLSKYIVGGVTAGGIKE
- a CDS encoding TFIIB-type zinc ribbon-containing protein → MDVLTHKCPNCGGALTFEPDDQKFHCPYCLSIFTVDEVSEFEEKQKQAQMAESETPAEEPTAESASETETINPTDTAGEAENAEGMSDSMDLFLCPNCGAEIVTDATTAATYCYYCHNPVVLQGRLSGNFLPNKVLPFAIGKEEATAKFLEWAQKKAFVPKDFFSQEQVEKLTGVYFPYWDVDAETQGELTGTGTALRVWIVGDIEYTETKQYEIERAGKIKFKNLVKNALSKNVQQKMVTGVQPFPLEKAVEFKNQYLAGFQAEKRDIEYADMQETVKKELHSYSEDLLRGTVGSFSTFVPRQKNVDVTKEEEQYLLLPVWLVTYRSNDSDKKTYYYAMNGQTGKVSGVLPISYKKLGLTALGIFLGVLLLFLLGGYFI
- a CDS encoding pyridoxal-phosphate dependent enzyme — its product is MIVKNEAAGILRAQEILKPIMIHTPLAPSNILSAEKQGDIYLKLENLQRTGSFKARGAYYKLASLTDQEKQRGVIACSAGNHAQGVALAAKLLGINARIFMPTHAPNVKIDATRSYGATVVLAGETFDETKQYTLEAAALSGEIFISPFDDLKVIEGQGTIGLELLEDLSEIDNVIVPIGGGGLIAGIAVAIKTFRPEVKIIGVQTYQVHGMVRSIWQKKLVAKRDSATLADGCDVALAGELTYHLLKNRIDETVLVEEKMIEEAICYLALKEKVIAEGAGALSTAAILSGTIDHLLKGKKTAAIVSGGNIDFSLFKEII
- a CDS encoding helix-turn-helix domain-containing protein; the encoded protein is MNFQTLQSIYPDSKLSHLPYDEKNFLAIPVNEGVALIDRNGLSDREEKLLITLLPNKKISQSVIEHQWYRILFKNEPINTSPCIRVIQLQLKTNPGFFKKEWQHEIKDMFPDLLDSFFLDEQQAFIIEEKKDITYSAEEIFGLFQALDSDFDVYSQIFVGAFHIEPSRFYENFQQERLIFQNQLEVANTQKEFSFTQSVIDYLVGDSIKNNVLLRSLYQEWFADNEIVTILQSLWRNQGNVSSTSKELFLHRNTLLYRLEKFQEATKLDVKNMDDLMLCHLLIDVFGKGF
- the xylB gene encoding xylulokinase, whose protein sequence is MSYVLGVDLGTSSLKGLVVDREGQVVASASKDYPLLHPQTGYSEQDPQEWLDAFVDVVQQLTTKVADFTKELEGISFSGQMHSLVVLDENEQVLRPAILWNDVRTTKQCQEIMATFGETLLSITKNRALEGFTLPKILWIQENEPAVWQQVRHMMLPKDYLGFWLSGTMHMDYSDAAGTLLLDEEKKEWSDSILDRFAIPKAYLPELIDSTGMIGTLRQELTAQFGFEKEVQLFAGGADNACAAAGAGILDDKTAMASIGTSGVFLSLENSAEQDYQGKLHLFNHVVKDRFYSMGVTLAAGHSLNWFKETFAPQQSFDELLAEIPTIPAGANGLLFSPYIVGERTPHVDSKIRGSFIGMDTTHTLSHFARAVLEGITFSLKDSQVLMEQVAGKSFKKVVSVGGGAKNAAWLQIQADIFDADILCLEAEQGPGLGAAMLAAVGLGWYASLPECAETFVSYLPAVHPNKEAVEQYQKLYAIYREIYPATKEICHQLNEY